ACTGGCTTGACAGCTTGTGGCTGTCTGTCCCTACCCAATTTAACAACATGAACAAGGCTCAAATGAGGGCAACAGAAATAATCATGGTACATCAACCCCTTCGGTTTGTTACATCTCAAAGCCAGCTCATGGCTGCCTGTGTGGAGCTCTGAATAAGTACTTCCACACTGCCAATTAAGTGCCTGTGTGAAGGCACTTAACCTGTTGCCCAGCCATGCTTAGGATTGCATTTATCATTCTAATGTTGAAACTGAGTGGCGTTTCATGCCATGCTGTGATGAACTAGAATATTCTgtctttcttcctcatctttttGAAGTTATGAGCTCCCAGTGGCTAGGGGAAATTTCTGATATTAATCCCCAAATGTTTTGAAgttaactgcatttttattcctGCATCAGGTTTCATTGTGTATGGCTTCCTGGTTCTCTTGGCTGTTGGCAGCTCTGAGCACTGGGTCACTTACAAATTTTTTTCCCACCACCTTCTTCTGTCAGTGTCAGTAAGGAAAATATCTAATAGGTTTAAACCCAAAACTCATAGAgggcaggagaaaagagaacaaCCTTTACTCAGATACTTCACTGCTGATCATTAGATTTTGTTTTATCATCTATGGATAGTCCATCACCTCCATTAGTCTCTCGTACTGCTCTGCTACTTCCTATCACTTCCTCCTTTAACTAGAAGTTGAATGTTATTGTCAAAGAAAGATATTAGGTTAATCTGGTAAGGTCCATCTTTTGTAAACAAACATAACTTTTTCTCATTTACTGCTATACTTACTTTAAAAAGCTTACTGTGAGACAAGTGATTTCATTTGACGTTTTCTGACTTCTGGAACAGGAATTATCTGTTCTTTCTGCCCAGAGGATGtagactgttttattttaatcttctaTGTGATACTAGcaatttcctttccctcctaGCTATTAGCCATCCGGTCCTCCAACCCTGTGCTCAACATCACCATCTTGACTGAAAACTGGGACCAAAAATATGCATAGTTTTAGAATCACATGCAGACTATCTCTAAACCCCACCTCTTGCTCACTGGAAAGCATAATCACTTCTTTTTTATAATGTTATGCCATATCTTGCTGGTTTTCCAGTTATCATTTGCAAGGTCTAAGTTAACCTGATTTTCCATATAAATTCTACCCTCATTCTCACGTTTGTTGACGTTTGAGATCTTTCTTGAACCAgacctttctttctgttttgttgtatGTTCTCTGCTTATAATTATTACCCCTCTCTTGATGCTACGTCTCTCCCATTCTTGCCTTGAAGCCTCTACCtgtaatttttgctttgttttgtgtgaGAAACAGAATCCAAATGGAATTAGCAATTTTGGTTTTAAGATACCTAAAGCCTCTTACATattccaatttttattttcattatacagtttgatttttttttgccaagtcCCTTAATTTATCACAGCCTGCCTTTCTGAAATGGAGAATCTTCTACTTTCCTTCACCCCAGCCTTTCATCGGACAACCTGTGATCACATGCTCCAAGTTTATTATCTACACTCAGATCTTTGAGGGCATATTCTTGAACCACCCAAAAGCTTTACTTCTTATCGGCCCAGTAACAGTTTGGAGGAGGAATGAATTGACTGCCACAGTCCAGAATGTCCAACTAGGAGTAGTATGTATTCCCCAAACTCTTAACAGGGAATTTGAAATCTCCCTGACTGGTTCTTTGTATCCAAGCAGTACCATCTTTTTAATAATATGGAGTTTTCTAGTTGCCTCCAAAACTTCCACCCAAGGGTCTGTAACACTCCCAAATCCCTCTTAATACactctgtaaaaatattttccaaaattataagctgttttctttgcagaataTTGCTTCCTTAACATAGGATGTTACTacctacatttatttttacttctgtttcctCAGCTTCAAATCCCCTCTAATCCAGTTGTTCCAGTTAGGAACTCCGTGAGTTTTCTTTTATCACAAAGGGGTGGTCCTGTTTTATGAAATTCCTCCATTTTATTCCCAACATGCTAGAAATAGTATATCcacttttcaattatttaattttgacACAGTAACATTacttgttttctgcctttgtatCTGTGCCTTTTTCTTTGCTACTCATCCCACATTCCCCTATTTGATTCTAATCTTCCTCTTGTAGAGCAGAACCTAGGCAAAATATTACATGAATCTTTCCAAATTTTCTCTACTGATTTCTTAATATGAAGATGACCTTATTATCTGTGgtgatttctttcctttcttcacaCATGGTGTAATCTAGAAGGGGTATACAGGGAAGTGGTGAAAAACTTAACTACTGTTGTTGAGTGAATTAATTTCCATGGGAAGTTActcagctgaaaatgaaagagcttgtttgctttgcagataaaaaaatatttgtgtatcGTGAATATTCTCAGTGTCTGAGAATGCTTTCTTGTGAAACTAGAGCAATTGTCACTTGTGGTCAAACAAGTGTGAAGGACAGTTAAAACACTAGATGGATACGTGCTTCAGATTAAAAGCTGACTTTTTCAAAAACAGAGGCAAAAGTTGAGATAACAATGTGAAAACACTGTCAGATTGAATAGCTTCCCAAAGTTACTGATATTTTGtgaaaatctgttttactgTTCATTCATTTGAACATGAGAAATTTAATTATTGAGGTTCATCAACAACTAGTcctaaaagaacaaaactgttCACAAATAACAgtagaacattaaaaaatgggaaTATAAAAAACTATGTATGGTAAGAACTCATTTTCATTCCTCTTAAATGCAGTATCAAAAGAAATTGTTTGCAAATTACCTTTATCCTGTACAATCTATTGCCCATTTATTGCTTAATATTTCTATAGCTCATAGTTACTTTTGTCACCACTAAGAATTAGATGGACATTGCATGTACTAACAACTGCACACACTTTTCAGGCATGCACACTTTACCATTGATCCAATACACATGTGTTCTTCCAAACAAATACCCTGCTTTACTACTGTTACACAAAGCTTAACTGAGGCCAGCCacaaaaaaggcacaaaatcCCTAGATTAGCCATTAACTCCACATTGCCACATACAACCATTATTTCACTTAGTTATTACTTCACCTACCACCCCTGCTGCCTGTCACTATGCTACTTGCCTCTTGCCACACACACCTCTTAAGCAATGCCAGCGTTCAGTTTTAGCCCACATAAACTAGCCAGATATGCACATTTTCTAGTGATTAGGAATGTGCTGCTTACACTGGGTTAAGGACTCGTGCAGGGTGTAGATTTTTAGTTAATCTCTAACATTTAAGCAGGTCATTTTGAGTAGCAATAGGGGGTAAGATTTGTTACACTGGAGATAATGTAGGgtaatgtttattattttgggAAGTTTGTTCTGTAAAGGTTGTACTGGTATTGATAAAGAAGTCTCTTATATTTCTCCAAATTTGTTATAAAACTATATATGCAGTTGGAGGTGAAGGTGAAATGAAGGGGATAAGAACCAGTGTCAAAATTAGAAGCAAGGAGAAAGGGTTAGAAGGTTTGAATGGCAACTGAAAGACTTGCTCGTGATttccttcagtatttctgtacatttttgtttcagtggtCACTGTGGGAAGTACGGCGGCTACAGTAAATTAGATGGAAGAGTCAGTGGCAGCTGAGTATATCTTGGTCCTATTAGGCAAAATTACCTAATGCTACCTATGGTATCTCTCTGGCAGGTAGCCAGGAAGCAAAGTAGAAGGTGTAAACAGAGACCAGATAAAATTACAACCCAGTTCTGTATCTGCTAAAATCTGTGCAAGATTTACCATTACTTTAAACAGTCACAGGCcatcaaaaacaaacacacccaacaaaaaacacctgtCAAATCTCTTGAGattaaaaactatttcaaaaGTTCAAGAAGCGTCTAGGTTGAATGATTTTTACATTCATCAATCCAAAGATACAGCAATTTTTAGCCAGATTTGTCATTGCTTTAATAGTATATGAAGTGTGTTTAAATGACTATGAGATAGAAGCCtgaggaaaaggggaaaaaaaattcccttgCTAGACATATAAATGTATCTTGAGTCCTAGGTCATGTGAACACTGCAATGTTAACTAGGTTGATTGGCAGCTGGGTCTGGGCACTCAAATTAGCTTGTCTAATGAGCAAGTTTTCTATGACAGATGCCTAACCACAGTCTCAGTGTTCTGGCTGCCCCTGAACCTGCTCACGAGTGCCTGTGCTGAGGCCATCCAGGTTTCATTCTCAATCAACTCTGTCAATTGGTAGAGAGCTGTGGCAAGCAGCACTATCACACTCGAGTGGCCTTTCCCATCTTCTTGTGGAGGAGAAGCACTTGAACCCACAGAAAACATAGCCTTGGCACTGACTTCGAGCTACGATTGCGCCAGTGAGCTGAGCTCGAAGTGCCTCCGTGCAAGGATTTTTCTAACGCGAGTGGCAGTGCGATGGCCTTAAAGCTAAAAGCTGCAGCGTGTTTTCTGTCCTGTACGCAGAACCCGGGAGAGTCTAGAAAAGTAACTCAACACTGCGTCTATGTCGAAGCCTGCCAGAAAACGCCAAGTGCGGAAGGGGAAGTTCCCATCTTTACCAGGGCCAGCTCCTTTCCAGACACAGCAAAAGATAGATGGGCGAATGGAAGTGTTCGGTAAACTGTTTTGACCTATGATCGAGTCCTGCCCACAACAAAAGCGTTCGCTCACACGGGGGGGCATAGAAAATACCTCAGCGTGAGGGTAGGAGGGCATCAGTAACCTACGATGGGGCAATTCGTGTGCCATTTGGGCAAACGGCACACTCAAGCTCAGGCACTGGGGAGAGCCGGGCAGGGCCGCCGCTTCTGTGCCATCTGGCTTCCGAGGGAGGCTTCAGTAACCGCACCACGGGGCTGCGGGGCAAGGCGGGAGTCGAGTCCCCCTCCAGAGACGGACCCCAGCCGGATTCCACCGGCCCCGTGAGTGAGAAAGATGGAAATAGCACGGAAGTAcgaggcagcagcaggatctTAAGTGTTCCTGACTGAACaaacgtgtttttttttttttgttctggggaaaagaaaagcgGCAGGTGAGCCCCCGCAGGAGGCTCACTACGGCCTCCCGGGGCGAGGCCCCTCGCTGGGGCCGGCGGTTGGGAGCGGCTGCCGTTACCCGTCAGGCGGCGGGTCCAGccgccccgctgccgccgccggcTCCTCGGCCCGCACCGCCGCCCGCACCGGGAGGGCGGCCCCGAAAAGCCGCCCCCGGGGGGTCCGTCCGCCCCCTGAGGAGGGCCGCGGCGCTCGAGGCCGAGGACCGAGACACCtccagcctccttccctcccgCGGTACGAGCGGCCGctccgcccccccccctcccggccTCCCGCCTCAGCCGCGGGCGGGGGAAGGCGCAGCCGCGAGCAGCAGGACGGCCCCCGCGCTCCCTCATTGGCCGGCGGTGACGTAATCGCACGCACATACGGGTACTCCCCGCCGCGGGACGGGGGcgtgtgggggggggggggcggtttAGCCGCGCAGTTCTgtgccgccccgccgcccctcgCCGTGCGGAGCGGAGCGCCGCGGGGTGCGGGACACGCTGCGCGGCTCCGCCAGGACCCGCCGGCCCTTTCCCGCCGGCCCCGCTTTATGGGCAGTGGCGACGGCCAGTCAGGAAAAGGCACGCCCATTTCGCGCAGGGGCCGGGGCgagaggggctgcggggctggcggcGCGGGAGCCAATGGCCTGCAGGGAGCCCGCGCCgggagggagaggctggggcGGGGGCagggcggcggggaggggcgATGGCGGTCGCTGGCAGCCGCGTCCGTCAGTCCCGCCCAGGCTGCGAGGCCGGATGAAACCGAGCGCGGAGACCAGAGCCCGTGGGCGGGCGCGCCGATCGACGGGCGCCGCAGCCAATCGCTGCcggggcagagggagctgccCAATCAGACAGCAGGGTTCGGGCGGGCTGGCCGTTGAGCGGCCAACAGACCGGCCGGTGGCGCTGAGGGAGGGCAGGGCCGGCGGCGCCAGGCGGCCAATGGCCACCGGGAAGCGGCGGGACGGGAGGAGCGACGGCAGCGGCGGCCAGTAGGCTGGGAAGGAGCGGGACGACCGGGGCCGGCACGGTGGCGGCGCGttgggggcggggccgggggccgtGTCCCcacccgcccgcccgccccccccccccctcctccctcgGTGCGCTCTGACGTgggcggcggggagggcgggCCTAGCGGCGGCCTTTGGGACCGGGGCTCCCAACATGTCGGCGCTGCTGGCGGCGCTCGGAGTGCGCGAGcgggcggcggctgcgggcggcggcggccagCGCGGGGCGGCCCGCGCCTGAGGCCGAGCCAGGCCCCCTCAcgcctgggctgggctctgccgGCTTGCTCGGGGGCCCGGACGCCGGGGAGCGCCGATCCTTGTCCGCCGGCAGGTAGAGGGGTCAGGGCCGGCCGTGGGGCGCGGGTGAGCGGGTCGTGTCCGCGCTGGTTCGGGCCGAGGCGGGCGTAGAGGGATAAAGGGCCGAGAGGCCGGGCCAGGCCTGGGCGTGCGTGTTACCGAGCGGCAGGGCCTGCGCGCCTGCGGTGCGAAGCGGGGGCTGGCACGGAGGGGCGGCGAGCAGGGCCCGCTCTGTGCGcgtccccggggagcgggcggACGCCGCGCAGGCCCGGCCTCCGCCTCTTGCCGTCGGGGCAGAAAAGCGGGCCGGGGGCCGCACCGATACGGTCTCCCGGTGGGAAAGCCGGGACAGGCGCACGGGAGAGGATAGGCGAGGAAGCGGTGATGAAGCCAAGCCCAGCGATGTAGCCGGGGCTGGGGACCGGCGGGCCCGCCCTCTCAGTGAGCCTCGGTGGGTCGAGCCGGGGCGGTGGCGGGGGGGGCTGACCGCCCCGGCTCCGCACGCCGGCCGCTGCGTATGGGGTGGGGAAGCCGGTGGGGCGGGGAAGGGGTCGAAGGTGGCCGGCGTGCCGGTAGCTGCGTGCGGAGCGGGGTTAGGGGACGGCCGGCGGGCTGGGCCCGTGCACGTGTattggctggggctgggggagtgGCGGGccgggggctggcggggcccgGTGTTTACCGACGGGGTGGAGTGATGGGAGGTACGGACCCCGGTGTTGGAGGGAGAAGGTGTCGTTGGACCTGTGTGCCTTTGAGGGTGGTGGTGCGCGGAGGGTGTGAAGTCACGGGCGGATGGGCACTGCCTGGGCGCCTTTGGCGTAGTTGAAGGCAGTTTTCTCCTGTAGTTTGGAGCTTGCTGGCTCCGTGAACCCAACGGGTATAGAATTTGTGGCTAGTCGAAGGGAGGGAATGATTTTGAAGGACTGGAGGTAGCTGGAAAAAtctgtttgtgtgttgtttttgtgtgcTGTGGTAGGCTGAGGGGTGTGTTTTACCGTGAGGATGCAGATGGTGGATAAAACCACACATATTTAGAAACAGTGGTACGTGAGGGCACATGAATTTAGGAATTATAGATAAACAATCTTGTGTGTGTTGTTAGAAGTAAGGTGGTAAGTTGGCTGGCTTCTAAGTGTAGAGGAGGAAGAGTTTGGGTGGTAAGTCTATGTACAACTCACAGGCTCAGTGGTAACAGGTTGCTACAAGGTTCTGAACTTGTTTTGTTTAGTGGCCAGTGTGGTTAGACTTAATATGCGAGACCTTCATGTGTAATATGAGATGGTATGTGGACAGAAAGGCATGCATGTTTTTACTGTGTGTAAGTTGGTTTTGTGTGGTGCTCACACTGAGAGAGAGACTTAGCTGTCACCACCTCTGTGAGCCCTGTTCCTTTTGCGTTGAGATGGGTTATGGCGGCGAGCAATGTAGTCTGTGTCCTGGCAATATGGGGGGGAGCTGTGAATTGGTGTCTCTCCGCTGTGATGAAACCGAAAGGCTGGATATTTGTTGTTTAAACCATGGGATATAACTTGGAAAACATGTAGCAAATGCCCTGTGTTGTTGTCACGATGGTGCTGTTTGGAGAAAAGTCTGTGCGTGACCTGGGGAGTTGTAGAACTGTAGTAATCTGTATTTGTGACAGGTGTATCAGGCAGTGTAAATTTCTGTCTATAAGGGCATCAGTGCACTCTTCCTGTGAGTAAATTTCCAGGGATTACCATGGATTGTGAGAAAATGATGGGGATTGAGTGGCTATTTAGAAGTAGAAATGAATGATGCGGAGTCTGAGAGGTTTATGTACATTTGAAAAGGGGGGGCATGGGATGAGTTTGTGAGGATTATACATACACAGTGTGAAGACTACATTAGGCTATGTATACGTGTGTGTATCAGGGGAATGGTATTTGTGCAAAAGGGAAACTGGAGTTTTTGTGTTGCTGAGTTAGTGGGAAGTCTGTGTATGGAGACAGAAGGCAGGCTTTTTTGGCTGTGACTGTGAAAAGTTGAAATGGTTTGAGGGAGGGATGATGAATTGGTTCAGGGTCCCAGATGTGTCCTTAGCAGGTGGGAGGCTGCAGGAATTCTTTGCTCTTCTTGACtagatagaaatattttatagttGTGACAGTTAGTGGAAACTAAAAAAGTGAATTAAGATGAGGCAATTTGTGATTATTATGATTATCAGATTAAGGGAGGCTACAGAATAGTCAATAGGGTTTCTGTTAAAGGTGTTCTTTTCGTGTTCTGTTTGTTCCACTGGCTAAATTGTCCATTAATTTAAGAGTAAGCTTTTGCTGAAACTAGCACTTGTAATAGTGTTGACAGGTCAGCAGCTAATTAAAAGCCCTTAAAGTGGTCTAGACAAGCCCCACATATGTGTGGCTCAGAGGCCTGAATGTGTCTCTGCTTGTGCATCATATGTACCTTAATACTTTACCTGAATGCATGTGTCCAGAAGGTATGAAGTCTTCTGTACTGGGCATATACTTGTGTTTGAAAGAGTGTTAGTGCAACACTTGAAGGCTAGACATCTTTGAAAAGATGATCTGTTTAGAATGGAAAGCTCTTTGGCTCAGTTAAAAGAATAAACTGCATAAGTATATCCCACGTTCTATGGGTTTGTCATAGAATGTATTATTTCTTTACCCAGCCCCTCATCTCTTGTTCTACACAGATATTTAGAGGAGGTTGTTAAATAGGATATGTGGTTTAATTAAGGCACATAACACCAAAATGAGATAAACAGTATTAATGTAGCATGGAGAGGGCTGTATAAAGAGTGCatagaacctttttttttttttttttttgtattgtgaTAGCTTTGAGGTGGTCAGTTAGTAAGGTAGGGAGCTGGAGGAACAGTAGCCTTGTAATAGTTATCCTGCATAATCCATTTACCTTCTTGCCTCTGGTGTGGAATTCTCATTGTTCACTCAAACTGTGCCAATGGTGATCACTAATGTCAGATTCTGACTTACTAAACTTGAGACCTTGACttgcagaaatacaaaattatcaCAACCAAAAGTAAAGCTTATTGAATTTGTGTTGAACATAGTTGTTAAAGGTGCTCGGTGTCAGAAGTACTTGGAATGAGTGACTGAGAGTAGTGAGTATTTCTTACATGAATGTGTTGCCTCCGTATTATGAGAAGAGGCAGTAAAAATCCACTCCTAATATTGGATGTAAAAATCTGTCTGTGAAGTATTTGTGTTATAAGAATAAATCTCTTTGGAACATGGTTTATTTAGACTGCAGCAAGGGATGGGGTTGTAAGTAGAACAAAGTTGTTGGGAGAGTACTGGCCCTCTTGTATGAAGCAAACTGCAGCACACTTGGCTAAATGCTACCATAATGTTCCTTGGGGGCTGTGTGTggctttttggttggttttggttttaggtgttgtatttttttccttcacaaaacATTGGAAATTGATAATTTGGTAGTGTCTTGGACCATCAGTTTAGGAAGAATAATTAGATGGGCCATATAGACCTATTGCTGTAGTTTAGCAAGAGCTAAATACCTGTTcttttctgctcagcactgaAAGATAAGTAGCTAACCATTGGTTTTTGCAAGCTGTCTCCCAAGTGAATCAGAAGGCCTTGAAAGAATCCAAGCTTTGGACTTCGTGTGTGAATTACGGAAAGTGATTACTTTCCATAGCAGATTATGCATATCTTTGAGCCTATAGTTGCTTTTCTCCCTCTAACATTGAATCTTTCTGCTCACCACCTTAACTGTATCTAGTACTctgaattttggttttgtgttgttttggttgttttttttcttaattcttgcCACCTTGTTACACCAGGTTTCTTTCTGCTCCCAATTCAGCACTACATGTGTTTCTCTTGTCTGTGAAAATGAAGAAGCAACGAAGCATCATTCACATCTTGGGTCTTTTAGCAACCTAGTAGTTTGATGTGAACATTGGTTGTCTTTCTATATCGGAAGAGAGCAATTGTGATTTCTTTAGAAAActgttaaaagtaaaaattttcgCTATCTTGGCTCCTCCCCTATTTGTCACTTTTTTAACTCTGTACTTCAGTTTTTTATGCATTATCATCTTCAAGATTAGGCTTATAGATGTACAGTGTGTGAACTGTGGTTTCTTCCTTCTCACTGTCTATTAGCAGTGTGAATGCAGGGTGAATGTTTTAAGAAGCTTTTGAGAGGTCTGGTTTAGTCCTGGTCTTCAATGTACCTAGTATGCGTATAATCTtggaatttaatttcaaaatctaGACaagtaatttcagatttttaatctaaaaaaacccacccaaattCAAATACCATTGGACTATAAAAGTccaaaaaaagataattttttttgcttagacAGTGAAAGATGCATCCCTAATGCAAGATCAAGGATGCTGAGTTTTCAAAAGATAATCAAAACTGTTCTTCTTTCACAGACAATCTCACAACTCCTCAGCTATTTGGCAAATGTGTTTCAGTGTTAGGCAGATGTCTAGGATGGTAGACTTTGGCTGAAATGCTTAAAATTTGGCAAATAAATCTTCAACAGATTTTATCTGGCTTTAACACATGGTACAGATATCTGAGGAATAATTCTGAAGAATTAGCAAGTGTGACTCCAAAAGAAAACTGGTCTGAAAAGCTTTGCATGGGATGGTAAGAGATAAATGAGATGAGCTATACCTGCTCAATTGAGATGAGCAGTTAAGCTCATATGAATTTCTTGAGACATTATTGGCAAGATGAAACATAAGGGTTGCTAATGAGTGCAGGTTAAATCAGTCTTCTGACTTTTATAAAAACTTACATTGGGAGAAAAGGCACAAAGGTGTTTCAATGTAGAAAACTGCAGAAGGGAAAACCCAATATCTCAGTGGAGAACagcctttttttaataatttcagaagaaattattcaggCCCAGATACTGTTCtgctagaaaaaataattcaccaACTCTTTTTCCCCATGCGTCACTAGTTTCTCATTATCATTGCTTCAATGCATCATTTTATGATGTTACTACATTACTGTCTCATGGCATAGGTTCTCTGCATCTTTGAtgagaaataacattttcattgagttttcttttaaataactgGTACAACTAGGTGCTTAAGTCTATTTTCACAAGAGTTAACATGAGTTGAGCTTAGAAAAACTGTCAGTTTGCTTAAGGCTGTTTCAGACTAGGCTAAGATGGCTCTTTAATGTATATGGTAATGACAAGTTAATGACCACAAACTTCCAGGTAAGTCACAAAAGAAAGCATCGGTAGATCTTCGCAGTTTCCAGGGGATCAGAATATaacagaaaatgtcttcttCAATAATCCTACTTCTCTGTCTGCACACCAGTGTAGGAACTTGACCTTTACTGAATGTAGAGGAAGCACGTCTCTGTATTGTTGGTATAAGAAGTGTTTTTATTTGAGGTAATGAACTAAGATGATGATGGTGGTGTGTTGAGGAGATAGCATTTCATTGTAATTTATTCATGCAATACTGCTTTGGCCTGTTATCACCAGCTCTTCTGTCCTACTAAAGCCATGTATTATTTGTTCAAAACTCATGatcttgtatttaaaattttgtatagcaaaaggaaaattgatgACTGTGGAGAACAAATCTCAAATGATGGAACTATTTGTAAAGAattgatatttttattcaagtgGAAAACTGAAACAATGAATATTATGTTGGTCAGCTtattcaaaaacaaaaaaacctcttatCTGGGCAGCTTTGTTGGTTAAGCTGATGTGCAAGTAATATAAAGCGTTATCGAGCACATGCTGCTCTTCCTTTCCTATCAGCAGCTACAGTGAAGCCATTGATGTGGATTACTGAgttgttttttcagtgttatttaaaaagttttataaaACAGTAGATGTAGATGATGCATGAAATGTGTAgatcttggggttttttaaattttattcagaGAACTTTCCTAGATGTATCCCACTGGCTTTTGATACTCTTAATTGTAAAGGAGCGAAAGCAAAAGCCGATGAATGTTGGGAGAGTGCTACTATAGTTAAGTCAGGAAAAGGAATACTCAAATTCATGGTGCAGCCCTCCTTTTTAGGGCTAATGAGGTGTGGGTTGGCAGCTTAAGTCTGTGGGTTTAGTTACTGCTGCTCAGTGTTCTCTTAAATGAAAGGGCAGTATCTGCCACATCGATTATATTTACATTAGTGGTATGCTGCAATTGAGGAAGGTTGGGGAGTGAAGCAGTAAGTTAGACGCAGTGTCCACAGTGAATGTACTTAATGAGAGTTTATTTTAGACTAGTCTGGTTATGTGGACTGAGTATGCTCCAAAAATTACCGGGTATTAGGTGTTTTCCAGAGTTTTGGTTCGACTAATATGAGAGATGTCCAGATGATGTGTTCAGAAGCTTCTCTGAGATGTAAACCAAAGCACAGTGAGTGGGGTGACTCAGATTAACTTCAAAAGTATGCTCCTGATCCAAGCTAAAGTGCTAATGTAGATGTACTGCCCAACAGGGTCTCTTAAAAGGCACCTTGAAGCGTTGCAGTGGGTGTCAAGCTGTGGGGGGAACAgcttctgccttttcctgctTCCTAAATGCTATTGGCAGAACTGTAGAAattgtcctgctgctctctgagtAAGGATTTTTTGTTTATCTTGACTAGTAACTGAATCGCTGTTTCCAAGTTATTGTCCCTAGTTTTTAAATTGTGTGTGAAAAGGACTGGTGTTAAGAGCTGCAATAAATTCTGGAAAGTAGTTCTTTCAGGGTTTGACTTTGGTTAATCAAGAATGAAACCAGCTGTGTGAGCACCAGGTTATGAAGCCTGACTTCCTGTGGCTTTGTGTCTTGTGGTTGGATTTTTCTGGGTGTACTGTATTGTGAGctctgaaagtattttaatgtgtttgggGGACtgtctgtcctgctgtcctgggaGGTTGTTTCTGGTAACACAGCTGAGCTCCT
The Apus apus isolate bApuApu2 chromosome 3, bApuApu2.pri.cur, whole genome shotgun sequence genome window above contains:
- the LOC127382890 gene encoding uncharacterized protein LOC127382890 yields the protein MATLAFEPPSSVSTTYLMKVHSTSSSSQQAPNYRRKLPSTTPKAPRQCPSARDFTPSAHHHPQRHTGPTTPSPSNTGVRTSHHSTPSVNTGPRQPPARHSPSPSQYTCTGPARRPSPNPAPHAATGTPATFDPFPAPPASPPHTQRPACGAGAVSPPRHRPGSTHRGSLRGRARRSPAPATSLGLASSPLPRLSSPVRLSRLSHRETVSVRPPARFSAPTARGGGRACAASARSPGTRTERALLAAPPCQPPLRTAGAQALPLGNTHAQAWPGLSALYPSTPASARTSADTTRSPAPHGRP